ATGCTCAGAACTATAAATCTGGCCAAAATCCTGTAGTTAGTTAGGCCCTAGGGGAGAACCCAACACTATGCCTTCTAAATACCTTTTTGGTCCCGTAGGTTGGTACTGCTTGCAGCCTCGATCATAGAAGTTTATGCCTAGGGCTGAAGTTAATGCAAAGTTCCATTACTTGGAAAAGTTACCCAAAAAaagtgactatttttttttaatattttgttcattttttatttattttgagagtgacagacagagagaaagacagatagagggagagggagagaatgggcgagccagggcttccagcctctgcaaacgaactccagatgtgtgcaccgccttgtgcatctggctacgtgggacctggggaactgagcctcgaaccagggtccttaggcttcacaggcaagcgcttaaccgctaagccatctctccagcccaaaagtgactATTTATATAGTCATCTCTCCACATGACATCTAAaccacaccctgcaaggctcGGAGGACCTCTCAGAAGAGGGGgttgaaagaatgtcagatcaaGAAGATGGGAAAGGGGCATGACTAAAGAATGATGTCTTCCGGATACAGGTCCACTACACTGAAATCACAACAggtgtggtttcctgcacaagattgagcTTTCCAATATTTCGtcatgaaagctgggcatggtggcacacacctttaatcccagcacacaggaggcagaggtaggaggatggttatgagtttgaggtcagtctggaactacagagtgagttccagatcagcctggactatagtgagaccctaccttgaaaataaataaataaataacgtttttaaaaatgtttcatcatGGATGGGAGGGGGTTTCAGGAGACCCCACATCTCCCACAGTACCTACTGGCAATGGATGATTGCTGGGAGAGGAGTCATATCCTTCACTCATGTAGCTGTTGGTGAGTTacccattctccagtaaataaccttccacccataATCATGCAAGTGACTTAATGGgtcaacaaaaaaaagtcatgaaagtAAGATAGGGATTAAATGGAAAGAATAAGGATTttaaggggaggaggggagggatgaGGGGAGGTAACTGAGGAGGAAGTGGGATCAAAATGTATTGTATAGGGATGAAgaaatggctaagtagttaaggcacttgcctgtgaagcctaaggacacaggtttgattccccagaacccacttaagccagatgcacaaggtgccacatgcatctggaattcatttgcagtggctgaaggtcctagcacgtccattctctctctgtccttctttctctatctacccttctctttctctctctctttcccaaataaataaataaaataatttttaaatgtatataagtgtcaataaatttaaaaatggctGAGAACTCTCCACAGCTATTGAAGTATGTAAATGAAGAATCGTGCAAGCCTTCAGTAGGAAAATGAAAGCAAGCGCTCCCTTAGCATACTGCAGGGAAGTGCCACAGTACTGAAGACAGAGAGGAGGCCTTGGAATCCAGCGATGGGAGCACAGTGCCATCCACAACAGAGTCAAACAATGCTAATATGACATCTTCCACGTGCTGGTGGAAAACAGTTGTCAACTTAGAATTCTGTCCTTGCGAAACTACCCTTAGAATTTAATACCACCTAAACTATGTCATTTAAGAGTATGTAATAAACAGGAAAAGACATTTTCAGACAAAAACTAAGAGAACTTATCACTTACACAATTTATAAGAATTACTGAAGAATACATTTCAGAAAATatgaaattgaaatttaaaaaagtacaggaattttttaacatattttatttacttatttgagagagataaagaggcagagagaggaggtagagagacagagagagaaaatggacacaccagggcatctagctgctgtaaacgaactccagatgcatgtgcccccctatgcatttggcttacgtgggtcctagagaatcaaacctggatcctttggctttgcagacaaatgccttaaccactaagcaatctctccagcgcccccttcCCCTTTTTTTAAACCCAAGAATAGGTCTTCATAGCTGAATCCTGATTCTAGAAAAATTCTTCTTTGGTAAAAATACTAATATAAtatatttctttcaaattatTGAATCTCAATTTTATCACTGACTTAACAAATCAAATATATGTTAATATGTACTTGCTAATAGATACCAAAATACTCTTGGCCAATGAAACCTTAATAaatctgtttaaaatattttaaatagctaaaatatgtaaaaattgatGTAACTAATACAGTGGAAGACAGTAGGAAGTATAAgattcaggctagagagattaaGAACCAAGTTGAACTCTTTCTTgaacccaaagattttatttaatgccaagggaaaacaaaaagagaggcgTTTCCAAATGCTGagtaaggggagggaggagatttTAAGTGTTTTCAGGGAAGGGAAGGTGGAAATGTATTGTGGTAGAAGGGCCTTCAAGGGGGTGTATAGAGCATTGGGTTGTGAGTACCTGTGACTCAAGGCTAAGTGGAAATCACTTTTATAAGCCAACAATTGGGTAACATAAATAATTCTAAACATTAGTAATAACAATGACCAAATTTTGGAACACAGAGAAAAGGTCATTCAAGAACATAAATACAAACTTCCATGGGCCTTATTTAGTCTGGACAAAGACAGAGATAAGTTCAAACTAGATagcatcaggactggagagatgtctcagtggttaagaggcttgcctgcaatgcctaatagccctagttcgattccccagtacctacataaagccagatgcacaaagtggcacacaaatctggagtttgtttgcattagcaaaggccatggcatgcctaatttctctctctctctctctccctcttcccttgcaaataaataaatatatttatttttaaaactctccAGCCAGAGAATAAGATTGTCAGAAATCTAAACAGAACAGACTGTATTTTCTATACGTTCATTGTctaattccattttttatttttatgtgcgagaaagaaagagagaattggcatcccagggcctccagcctctataatcaaactccagacgcatgtgccatcttgtgcatatgtgcaaccttgtggcttgtgcatctggattacatgggatctgaagagtcaaacacgtctttatgcttcacaggaaaacaccttaattgctaagcaatccctcGAGCCCTAATtccatttttaaagtattcactTCACTTCCATCTCCACGCCTTTCTCTTGTTTTCGTCCTTAGCACATGCTGCCTGACATGGCCATGCTTGGGGCCTCTCGCGGTGGCCTGTCTTCCTCCACATGGGATCAGATGCTTCAGCTCAATCTGTTTTGTTAGCTCCTTTGTCCAACAGGCACCATCAGAAGCGCCCAAGGATTGTTTGCTGAGCTACTTTATAGTTACAGGAAAGAAACCTGAATAATCAATAGAACaaaatgtttaatttcctgaaAAATAAGAAAGCTATAAATAGTAGTAACAAAATACTATTGTGCCCATATGTCATTGGCAATATTtgcaaaggaggaggaagggaaggagaagcaaaagagagaagaagaagaagattaaaaggagaaagaagaggatattggagaggaggaagagacaaggaaaaagaagaggatgagaagagaagggaaggagatgaagatggagagaaggaagtaaaagaagGGGACAGGATgaaagcaggaggaagaggaggaaaaggaagagagaagttgCCCTGTCACACAAGGTGGCCAACAACAAATTGAATCACATTGGACTTGTCAAGTTGTGTGAGCTCAGTCGTGATGCTGAACCCATCCTAGACTCCTCAGAAACCAAATTGGTTTTGTCCTGAGAAAAAGTGACTTTGCCTCCCCCACAAAGAAAGCACCATGCAGCAGCAAGAACTAAGGACAGCATCCCCTGAGTCCACTTATCCCAATATGGCCCTTGCAAACATAGAAGCAAAGTCTCGTGCACTGAGCTATCAGATCACTGGGTACTTACTATCTGAGAAGGCTGCAGACTTGCTCATAAGGCATACAATAGGATGCTTAGGAAATGCCTGTCCTTGATATAAAGCAACTGCAAGGTCACCACAAACAGGCAGTGCTCCTGAGATACAGGACAACCGGTGGGATAACCTGAACAAGGGTGAATTACATGGCACAGGGAGGTGCTGGAAATGAACTTGCCCCGAGCAAAGCCAGGAGTCCACCAACTGGAGCTCGGGCATTCAGAGCACAGCATGCCGTGTTACTCAGATGGAGCCTCAAGGGCTCACGCCCGAGCTCAAACAACCTCAACTTAAAGGAACGACAGCATTCAAACACCGGATCATGAGAGCACAAGAATTTAAGAATCACGCTGAAGCTGACCCCACCATAGCGGGAAAGAAGATGTAACAAGGCTGGACAATCTGGACGCTGGGACAGTGGCCTTGGCACAGACCACAGCATGTACAGTGATGGACGtcatcagccttggctagataaCAGCAGGTGCTAGGAGGAGCAGGACGCCAGCATATCTGTCATCTTTGACATTCGGGGACACCAGAGACTTGATAGCTTGAATCTCAGTAACCTTGGAGACAGGATCCTCAAATTCAAATCGTGTTCCAGTAGTTAAAATAcacaggtgagggctggagggatggcttggaggttaacgtgcttgcctgtgaagcctaagaactcatgtttgactctccagatcccacataatccagatgtacaaagtgataaaGTGCAGAAGGTcacacaggtgcacaaggaggcacacacacctgcagttcattgcagtggctagagaccctggcacgccaattgTCTCCCACTCACTCtcttctcactcttgctctttggcattaaaaaaaaaaaatgccgatctattgggcttgcctcaaaataaatcctttaattaaaaaaaaaaaatactcaaataagaAGACTACTTTAAAACCTGTTGGGTATTATTCAAACATGATGGATAACCCTTTTCACAATGATAAGTTATTCCATAGTTCCCAGAGGAGAGTTGTGGAGATGCTCTGAGCATGTGCAGTACCATGTCTTCTGAGGGAGTGGGGGCAGGAGGGAGTATTTACCCccggcacttgcttgaaaagagaATCCTTCTCTTCTAGTCATACTTACATGTAAGTGACATACCATACGGGTTCTGGGTTCCATCTCAGCCGAGCTCCTTCCTCACCATGAGTGGTGACtgaaatgtaaaatgtccacatggcctcatgtgtttgtgtttaagcctcttacttgatctccagctggtggagcttttgagaggtggagccttgctgagggaGGTGTATCACTGGAGGGGCTATGGAAGCCTCGGGATATTACCATGcagcccagcttgccagtgctagccagctctccctctccttcctgccgGCTGACACGAAGGTGTGACACCCAGCTaactgctcctgccatgctttctccaccgtGATGAGccttcccttgaaactgtaagccagaaataaggCCTCTCCTTTCATgtgctgcttctgatcaggtgctttgtcccagtgaCAGGAAGGTCACTCTAACACCATGTaggtaaaagaaataaagaagtggCACATAGGAGTTCAGCTAATATTAGCTCCTGTCCTCCTCTCACAGAGCCTGGGGAAACACGGAAATTGGTGGCAGTATTAACTCATCATGCATGAGATCATCATATTCAGATACGACCTCTTGCCTTCCTGTTCCTGCCAGTTTGATGAAACCCCTGTGGATGCTTGGCACTCACTGTGCTTCATGAATGTCAACCACGCCCAAGACCTTTTAGGACAGAACTAAACCATcaagtctccttctccttccaAGTGGCTTTATAAGAAGCTCGCGGAGAGCTCACACTTTGTAAAAGAcggatacaaaagaaaaaaaaaatttgtttgtttgcaagaggaAAATTTATTAGGAAGTTTGGGGAACTGCAAGAAAGGgtaggagaggcagagaggaccATTAAACACCTAGTATGGCCCCTTCCCAGCTCAAATCTGCAGGCCATCAGAACAGGTGGATGGAGAGCGGTCCTGGATGAAGAGGTTCTGATGGTCTTGGGGTCAGAGCCAGACCACAGCACTGGACATTTGTGCTCCTTCCAGGCTATTTTGAATTCATGGTGGTGCTGGATGTGGAATCAGAGTGGATGAACCAGTCCAACGATGGCCCTTCTGTCttcatgcaatcctcctgctgGCCCTGGGGTCCTTAGCACCCAAAGGTGTTGCAGGGTCCACATCGGGAGCGTGTAATGCAGGGATTGGTGACACAGGGTCCAATAGGCTTGTCACAGGCATTGGTGGTGGCGCAGGGGTTGCAGGGCAGCCTGGGACACGGGAGCATTAGATGGTCAACATAAGAAAGGGAACATTTTTAAAGGGAGGGGGCTTAAGGGAACAAGCAGAGCTCACTCCCTAAGGTCTTACGGAGCCAGGCCTTATTTAGATCACATCTACAAAGCTCAGTGACCGTGGCAGAAGAGAATGAGGCAGGTGAAACCTCAGCTTTCACTCTATAGCCCTGGAGACACAGGAAAGTCACTTCGAGCCTCTAAGTGTCAGCCTCCCACTTACAAAACAGGACTGGAAGTATCTACCACATAGATGTAGAATGGCATAAAAGGAAAAAGCTGAATCTATAAATACGTTGTGTCAGTGTCCAAGTGGTATGGTCTACTTATCATTGAGTGATCTGGGCTAGATGCTCCTCTGGGCAATAGGGCTGTGTCATGAGTCCCACTACCTGCTTCAGATGATTCTAACAAGGATCAATTGGAAACGGGCCTGAAAGTTTAGGTAATTCTTAGAGATTTTTGTTCTCCTTTCATGTGACAAGCCATCAGTAGCCAAACACATCACCAGTAGGGAAAACAGCCACATGGTGACTATCTTTTGAGACAAGAAATTTCATTGCTGGCAGCAAACAGCCTAGGCTAATCTCTGGAGATGCTTTGGTATCTCAACCTCATCTGCAAAGTCCCTGTTTTATTCTTTACCAGAATTATGCAAGTGCCTCACAGGGAAACTACTGGGAACTCACTTGCAGTCCTCGCTCTCCAGCAGACCCCTGTACGTGTTGATCTCACACTCCAGCCGGGCCCGCACGTCCAGCAGCACCTGGTACTCCTGGTTCTgccgctccaggtcagcccggatcTCCGAGAGCTGGGACTCCACGTTGGTGATCAGGCACTGCACCTGGGACAGCTGGGAGCTGTAGCGGGCCTCGCTCTCTGTCAGCGTGTTTTCCAGAGAGTTCCTCTGTGGTGGGGAGCACAAGGGAGGTCAGGGGGCGGCTCCTTCAGGGGTCCCCCATGGGCTTCCAAAGAAATCACAAGCTTCAAGAGATGAGTGGGGCACCCCACTGATGCAGCCTCCCTGACTGCACCCTGGCCAGCCGCGGGTCTGGACACTACACACCAGGTTGTGCTGGGCCTGCAGCTCGATCTCCAGGGCGTTGACCGTGCGTCTCAGCTCGATGATCTCCGCCTGGTAGTTCTGCAGCTGCTCGGAGCTGGACACCACCTGCTTGTTGAGCTCCTCGGTCTGCAACAGCCGAGGGGAGGAGACAGGGTCAGACCCGGCACTAGAGCCTTGGGGGGCTCCGTTCCTGAGCGGCCACACGCTTCGGTACCCACCTGCGTGGTGAACCATTCCTCCACCTCCCGGCGGTTGGTGTCCACCAGGGCCTCGTACTGACACCTGGTCTCGTTCAGCACCCGGTTCAGGTCCACGGTGGGAGCGGCGTCCACCTCCACGTTGAGGCGGTCTCCCAGCTGGCAGCGCAGGGTGTTGACTTCCTGGTGGATGAAGGAGAAAGGGTGAACCGAAGAACCAAGGAAACTTTCCTACTGTAAGGAAGACATTCACATGGGGTgaacttttaaaagcaaaaaggaTGAATGCTGAACCCTTTCTCTTCAATCATAAGAAGATTCTTGGTTAAGTCCCATGCCTTGGGACTCTAGGATTCTATCATTTCCTTCTGATTTTTCCTTTCTCAGTGAGAAACCCGTAATGACAATTAATTGCTACTTAAATATAAAGAAACCCAGTTAAATGTTGTCCATTCATTTCATGTCTCCAGCCTTCATATATTGTGAGAGTTAGTGTGCTCCTCAAGAAAACATCTGACGTTAAAGACATGCGGCTGATTTCCTAGTGTCTCATCTAATACTGCACTCAGCCGCTGCTTAAGTTTCTTCTTTGCTGCCATTTTTCTCAGCCATATctccacccatctatccatcctcTTAGCCAGCTCAGAGTCTAGCTGTTTTACGGAGTATAAAACCATCcccatggggttggagagatggcttagcagttagggcttttgcctgcaaagtctaaggacccaggttcgattccctagcacccacataagccagatgcacaaggtagcacatgtgtctggtgtttgtttgcagtggctagaggccctggtgcacccattctctctctctctccctctctcataaataaataaaactaaacagtaaacaaacaaaaacagtcgTTCCTCTTCTAGTCATTCTCATTGATCCAATGCCTTTTCAGAAGATGACAGAACTTATTGAACGGTAGAAAGTATTTTAAAGACCTTTGTGTGAGCTTTTGACAACACATACATGTGGCCCCACACAGAAACGGATCGGCTGACCACATTCCTTCATACAAAAGAGGTCAATGTGCTCCTTGTCCCCCAACAGTCTTCAAAGTATGTTCTAAGCAACCAGCAAAACCCGACGCATTAGCAGAGCATAACAAGGCCGACGATGCCCTGCTCAAGAGTCACGGGGTACTccgtgtggtggtggtggtggttggtgCTTTCTCACCTGTTCATGATTCTGCTTGAGACACAGCAGCTCCTCCTTCAGGGACTCCACCTGCGCCTCCAGGTCAGACTTGCACAGCGTCAGCTCGTCCAGGATCCTGCGCAGGCCGTTGATGTCGGCCTCCACCAGCTGCCGCAGGGACAGCTCTGTCTGATACCTTCACACGCAGTCAGAAGTGAAAGGATATCATTGAAGGGGACTGCTTCCTGAGCTTTCTTTGTATAACATAGTCAAATTCATCATATTTTAAGACTTCATTTTTTAGCTATCTAAAAGAAAACATCACTTATGCTAAGGAGACCTATTTCTTCCCCAGGCCCAAAGAGAAGGTTTTGTATGTATTTTCACTTATTATGAGCCACATTTGTTCTAAGAATCCCATTTACAAGTCGCTGTCAATGAAGCCTGGCACTTTTGCCCTCTTTAGTTGCTACACTTAATAACTCTGCCGTAGCTTGTCTGTCGTCTATTCCATTTCTCTGGGATGAGCCAAATTAGAGATCACATAGAGCCAGCCTTGCCATTAAATTGCTAAAGGTAGGTTTCTTAGTCTCCCTGAGCCTCATTTGTAAAATCTAAAGACAAAATTCATGCTTCATGGAGCTGtcctaaagatttttaaaaaaatgatgcatACGTAATCATATTGTAAACTATAGAGTTCCACAAAATGCAAAAGATTATTATTGCAACAGTCAAACCTAAACATACTGATGCTTTGGAAGAAATGGTTCTATCCCTGTTTTTATGATGTAATAGCTTCTTAGGGATGGACTCATAGTGACTAGCTTATGTTGTGGCACCAGTGTGAAATTCACTTTTGAACACGGTCTATGTGTTGAattcaaaaagagaaataatgagTTGTTTCTCAGACTCCTACAAGCTAAACTTCAAACATCACCGTTCAGCCCTCGCTGAAGAGACCTTGACTCGATCACAAGGCCTAAATCCTCCCAGTGCCCTGTAGAAGCGTCTTCAGGCACAGCCCCGGGGCAGGTCACTGCTTTGCAGTTCAACATGTTACCAGGCTGTCCCAGTCTCTAGAAACGTCTCatttggggctaaggagatggttcagtgatgatGTGTGCTGTCTGGACAAGCATGTGGGCCTGAGGGGGCCCTGAAACCATCCAAGTTTAGATTTCAACTTAACTAGCTGAACATGATGACCCATGTGTGAAGCCCCAGTGAGGAGCAGACCCCAGGGAACCCCCAAGCTCCCGTGTCaggaagagactctggctcacgTAAGAATGAGCGGAAAAACAATGGAGTGGGTGAACCCAGCACCCTgctgcagccactgcaggcaagtgtgCCCTCCTGTAGGTGAGTGTGAGGTGCCactagagcacacacacacagaccacaatacacacatacacaccaccttatttgcacacaaacaaaacatataactggccaggcatgatggtgcacgcctctaatcccagcatttgggaggcagaggtaggaggatcgccaagagttcaaggccaccctgagactacatagtgaattccatccaggtcagcctggactagagtgagaccctaccttgaaaaactgtgtgtgtgtgtgtgtgtgtgtgtgtgtgtgtgtgtgtgtgtgtgtgtgtgttttataaacTAAAACAAGATGATGTCTTACTTGGTCCTGAAGTCGTCAGCAGCCAGCTTGGCATTGTCA
This is a stretch of genomic DNA from Jaculus jaculus isolate mJacJac1 chromosome 9, mJacJac1.mat.Y.cur, whole genome shotgun sequence. It encodes these proteins:
- the LOC123453221 gene encoding keratin, type I cuticular Ha3-II-like, translated to MPYNCCLPAMSCRTSCSSRPCVPPSCHGCTLPGACNIPANVGNCNWFCEGSFNGSEKETMQVLNDRLASYLEKVRQLERENAELEQRIQERNQQQEPLVCPAYQSYFRTIEELQQKILCSKSENARLVVQIDNAKLAADDFRTKYQTELSLRQLVEADINGLRRILDELTLCKSDLEAQVESLKEELLCLKQNHEQEVNTLRCQLGDRLNVEVDAAPTVDLNRVLNETRCQYEALVDTNRREVEEWFTTQTEELNKQVVSSSEQLQNYQAEIIELRRTVNALEIELQAQHNLRNSLENTLTESEARYSSQLSQVQCLITNVESQLSEIRADLERQNQEYQVLLDVRARLECEINTYRGLLESEDCKLPCNPCATTNACDKPIGPCVTNPCITRSRCGPCNTFGC